A window of the Oscillospiraceae bacterium NTUH-002-81 genome harbors these coding sequences:
- a CDS encoding 4Fe-4S binding protein encodes MEKCSKCGICAGACPMGSIEADCVTVSGVCIKCQACVRKCPAGAKYFEDPAFLSHKEMLVENFTARKENEFFI; translated from the coding sequence ATGGAAAAATGCAGCAAATGCGGGATCTGCGCAGGTGCTTGTCCCATGGGCTCCATCGAGGCAGACTGTGTGACCGTATCCGGTGTGTGCATCAAATGCCAGGCCTGCGTGCGGAAGTGTCCGGCGGGCGCCAAATATTTTGAAGATCCGGCCTTCCTTTCCCACAAGGAAATGCTGGTGGAGAACTTTACCGCAAGAAAAGAAAATGAATTCTTTATATGA
- the recJ gene encoding single-stranded-DNA-specific exonuclease RecJ encodes MTEEKWFVTAKRADFQGIADRFGISPVTARLIRNRDIVGDAAIDAYLHGTTKDLSDPRLMKDMEKAAALIEEKIREKRLMRIVGDYDIDGVCSSYILLKGFRQLGAVVDVQIPDRIKDGYGINESIIRKAAADGIDTIVTCDNGISAIPEIALAKDFGMTVIVTDHHDVPFADQPDGRRVFLQSAADAVVNPKQADCAYPFKVLCGAGVAYQLMHLLYAHAFGEAEGAARNEQEFLPFAAIATVGDVVDLQGENRILVKYGLRALAFADNPGLQALMQACGVDPAAVSAYHVGFVLGPCINAAGRLDTARRSLELFLTEDPEKAVQLAQELKELNDARKDMTLRGTEEAKALIARSDLKNDAVLVVPLYSCHESLAGIIAGKIREAYHRPAFVLIRAEDGIKGSGRSIEQYSMYEELVKCRQYLDKFGGHPMAAGLSMQEAAVDDFRRALNANARLTAEDFIPKVAIDVAMPFEYVTEQQITELSYLEPFGKANEKPQFAQKDVEVCSARVLGKNRNVLRLSLRSPFSPLLVDAVSFADPAAFDAYVRQKFGDVEAEKMYLGRKNAVRLSVVYYPEIHTYRGEKNIQIVVKNYR; translated from the coding sequence ATGACAGAAGAAAAATGGTTTGTAACAGCCAAGCGGGCGGATTTTCAGGGGATCGCGGACCGGTTTGGCATTTCCCCGGTGACGGCGCGCCTCATCCGCAATCGGGATATTGTGGGGGATGCGGCCATCGACGCGTACCTGCACGGCACGACGAAGGATCTTTCGGATCCCCGTCTCATGAAGGATATGGAGAAGGCGGCGGCCCTCATCGAGGAGAAGATCCGGGAAAAACGGCTCATGCGGATCGTGGGGGACTATGACATCGACGGCGTGTGTTCCTCCTACATTTTGCTCAAGGGCTTCCGGCAGCTGGGGGCGGTGGTGGATGTGCAGATCCCGGACCGCATCAAAGATGGCTACGGCATCAACGAGTCCATCATCCGCAAGGCAGCGGCGGACGGCATCGACACGATTGTGACGTGTGACAATGGCATTTCCGCCATCCCGGAGATTGCCCTGGCAAAGGATTTCGGCATGACGGTGATCGTGACAGACCATCACGATGTGCCCTTTGCGGATCAGCCGGACGGCAGGCGGGTGTTTTTACAGAGCGCGGCGGACGCGGTGGTGAACCCGAAACAGGCGGACTGCGCCTATCCCTTCAAGGTGCTCTGTGGCGCCGGGGTGGCCTACCAGCTCATGCATCTTTTGTATGCCCACGCCTTTGGGGAAGCGGAAGGGGCTGCCAGAAATGAGCAGGAGTTTCTTCCCTTTGCGGCCATCGCCACAGTGGGTGATGTGGTGGATCTCCAGGGAGAAAACCGGATTCTGGTGAAATACGGTCTGCGGGCGCTGGCCTTTGCAGATAATCCGGGGCTGCAGGCGCTGATGCAGGCATGCGGCGTGGATCCGGCGGCGGTGAGCGCCTACCATGTGGGCTTTGTGCTGGGGCCGTGCATCAATGCGGCGGGACGACTGGACACGGCCAGACGCTCGCTGGAGCTTTTTCTCACGGAGGATCCGGAAAAAGCAGTCCAGCTGGCCCAGGAGCTGAAAGAGCTCAACGATGCGCGCAAGGACATGACTCTTCGGGGCACGGAAGAGGCCAAAGCACTCATTGCCCGGAGCGATCTGAAAAACGATGCGGTGCTGGTGGTGCCGCTCTACAGCTGCCATGAGAGTCTGGCAGGCATCATTGCCGGGAAGATCCGGGAGGCGTACCACAGGCCCGCCTTTGTGCTGATCCGGGCGGAGGATGGGATCAAGGGCTCCGGCCGATCTATCGAGCAGTATTCCATGTATGAGGAACTGGTGAAATGCCGGCAGTATCTGGATAAATTCGGCGGACATCCCATGGCGGCGGGCCTGAGCATGCAGGAGGCGGCAGTGGATGATTTCCGTCGAGCATTGAATGCCAACGCGCGGCTGACGGCAGAGGATTTTATCCCCAAAGTGGCCATCGATGTGGCCATGCCCTTTGAGTATGTGACGGAGCAGCAGATCACGGAGCTGTCTTATCTGGAGCCCTTCGGCAAAGCCAACGAGAAGCCCCAGTTTGCCCAGAAGGATGTGGAGGTGTGCAGTGCCCGGGTGTTGGGGAAAAACCGGAATGTCCTGCGCCTGTCCCTGCGAAGTCCCTTCAGCCCGCTTCTTGTGGATGCGGTATCCTTTGCAGACCCGGCGGCATTTGACGCCTACGTCCGGCAGAAGTTCGGCGACGTGGAGGCGGAGAAGATGTATCTGGGCCGGAAGAATGCGGTGCGGCTTTCTGTGGTCTATTATCCCGAGATCCACACGTACCGGGGAGAAAAAAACATCCAGATCGTGGTGAAAAATTACCGGTGA
- the secD gene encoding protein translocase subunit SecD: protein MKKSRGVIVMLLTVLVIGALGFTCINGVDSTGSGAAKNIKLGLDLAGGVSITYEAEGDPTKEQMKDTVYKLQKRVEGYSTEALVYQEGSDRINIEIPGVSDANKILEELGKPGSLEFQNEDGETILAGTDIKTAEAGTQSNSTTGSKDYVVQLTLTDEGAKKFAEVTEANIGKRLPIVYDGEVISAPTVQSAITGGEAYITHLESFEAADNLASTIRIGALSVELSELQSKTVGAQLGQTAISTSVKAGIIGLICVFIFMCIVYRIPGLAASLALVVYTELMLALINAFDLTLTLPGIAGIILSIGMAVDANVIIFARIREELATGKTVKSATKIGFQKALSAIVDGNITTLIAALVLGIKGTGSVKGFAQTLGLGIVLSMFTALVVTRLILNAFIALGCKDVKFFGVQKERKTINFLGKRKVFFTASLAVIIIGFISMGIHRSQGGDILNYSLEFKGGTSTTVTMQDDMTIDEIDSQVKPVVEGVTGDGDVQIQKVTGTNEIVVKTRSLSVEERQSLNDALVDAFSVDESKITSENISSTVSSEMKSDAVIAVIIATIGMLLYIWFRFKDIRFATSAVAALVHDVLVVLTFYAVARISVGNTFIACMLTIVGYSINATIVIFDRIRENLAAMKKKDELEELVNRSITQTLTRSIYTSFTTLITVVVLYILGVTSVREFALPLIVGIVCGAYSSVCITGALWFVMKKKQEKAGAKKA, encoded by the coding sequence ATGAAGAAGAGCAGAGGCGTGATCGTGATGCTCCTGACCGTGCTTGTCATCGGTGCACTGGGCTTCACCTGCATCAACGGGGTGGACAGCACCGGCAGCGGCGCAGCGAAGAATATCAAGCTGGGCCTGGACCTGGCCGGCGGTGTGAGCATCACCTATGAAGCCGAAGGAGATCCGACCAAGGAGCAGATGAAGGATACGGTGTACAAGCTGCAGAAGCGTGTGGAAGGCTACAGCACAGAGGCGCTTGTATATCAGGAGGGCTCTGACCGGATCAACATTGAGATCCCGGGCGTATCAGACGCCAACAAGATCCTGGAGGAGCTGGGCAAACCGGGTTCCCTGGAATTCCAGAATGAGGACGGGGAGACCATCCTTGCGGGAACGGATATCAAGACGGCAGAGGCCGGTACCCAGTCCAACAGCACCACAGGCAGCAAGGATTATGTGGTACAGCTGACACTGACCGACGAGGGTGCCAAGAAGTTTGCCGAGGTCACCGAAGCAAATATCGGCAAGCGCCTGCCTATCGTCTACGACGGTGAAGTGATCAGCGCACCTACCGTACAGAGTGCCATCACCGGCGGCGAAGCGTATATCACCCATCTGGAGTCCTTTGAGGCAGCAGACAATCTGGCTTCCACCATCCGCATCGGTGCCCTTTCCGTAGAGCTGAGCGAGCTGCAGTCCAAGACCGTAGGTGCCCAGCTGGGACAGACCGCTATTTCCACCAGCGTCAAAGCCGGTATCATCGGTCTGATCTGTGTGTTTATCTTTATGTGTATCGTATACCGGATTCCCGGTCTGGCAGCCAGCCTGGCGCTGGTTGTGTATACCGAGCTCATGCTGGCACTGATCAATGCCTTTGATCTGACACTGACCTTGCCGGGCATCGCAGGTATCATTCTTTCCATCGGTATGGCCGTGGACGCCAACGTCATCATTTTTGCCCGGATCCGGGAGGAACTGGCCACCGGCAAGACGGTGAAATCCGCCACCAAGATCGGTTTCCAGAAAGCCCTGTCCGCCATCGTGGACGGCAACATCACCACGCTGATCGCAGCACTGGTGCTGGGCATCAAGGGTACCGGAAGCGTCAAGGGATTTGCCCAGACACTGGGACTTGGTATCGTGCTTTCCATGTTTACGGCTCTGGTGGTCACCCGTCTGATCCTGAACGCATTCATTGCACTGGGCTGCAAGGACGTGAAGTTCTTCGGTGTGCAGAAGGAGCGCAAGACCATCAACTTCCTGGGAAAACGGAAGGTATTCTTTACCGCTTCCCTGGCAGTCATCATCATCGGTTTTATTTCCATGGGCATCCACAGATCCCAGGGCGGCGATATCCTGAACTACAGCCTGGAGTTCAAGGGTGGTACTTCCACCACTGTCACCATGCAGGATGACATGACCATTGACGAGATCGACAGTCAGGTGAAGCCCGTAGTAGAAGGCGTGACCGGAGATGGGGATGTACAGATCCAGAAGGTTACCGGCACCAATGAAATTGTGGTGAAGACGAGAAGCCTGTCCGTAGAGGAGCGCCAGTCCCTCAACGACGCGCTGGTGGATGCATTCTCCGTGGATGAATCCAAGATCACCTCCGAGAACATCAGCTCCACCGTCAGCTCTGAGATGAAATCCGATGCGGTCATTGCTGTGATCATTGCCACCATCGGTATGCTGTTATACATCTGGTTCCGTTTCAAGGATATCCGTTTTGCCACCAGTGCCGTGGCTGCGCTGGTACATGACGTGCTGGTGGTACTCACCTTCTACGCGGTGGCACGGATCTCTGTGGGCAACACGTTCATTGCCTGCATGCTGACCATTGTGGGATATTCCATCAACGCCACCATCGTCATCTTCGACCGGATCCGTGAGAATCTGGCAGCTATGAAGAAGAAAGACGAGCTGGAGGAGCTTGTCAACCGCAGCATCACCCAGACGCTGACCAGATCCATCTACACCTCCTTCACCACCCTGATCACCGTGGTCGTGCTGTACATTCTGGGCGTGACTTCCGTCCGGGAGTTTGCTCTGCCGCTGATCGTCGGTATCGTGTGCGGCGCATACTCTTCCGTATGCATCACCGGTGCTCTCTGGTTTGTGATGAAGAAAAAGCAGGAAAAAGCAGGCGCGAAGAAGGCGTAA
- the scfA gene encoding six-cysteine ranthipeptide SCIFF, with product MAHIKTLNTRGLQGTMKKGGCGECQTSCQSACKTSCTVGNQSCENAR from the coding sequence ATGGCACATATCAAGACACTGAACACCAGAGGTTTACAGGGAACAATGAAGAAGGGCGGATGCGGCGAATGCCAGACATCCTGTCAGTCTGCATGTAAGACTTCCTGCACAGTTGGCAATCAGAGCTGTGAGAACGCAAGATAA